Proteins encoded within one genomic window of Thermodesulfobacteriota bacterium:
- the cas6 gene encoding CRISPR-associated endoribonuclease Cas6, whose amino-acid sequence MRLLLEFNSDKDFIVSNDYNYQVQGFLYKAISPKLAHILHDRGFQVGKRSFKLFTFSRFLGDYKIDKAAGGIRFSSPFRLVVNSVLNEFIEELAEELLRREASVIAGQRVSLVSAEVAGSDIENDEVRIRMLSPATIYSTLSHPDGRKRTYYYSPFENEFSHLVSENVRKKFKAYYNKTPRGHIGLTPLKVSPGNQKIVLYKGTVIKGWTGIYELSGDRELMKMAYDAGLGGKNSQGFGCFEVI is encoded by the coding sequence ATGCGCCTTCTCCTGGAATTTAATTCCGACAAAGATTTCATAGTATCCAACGACTATAACTATCAGGTGCAGGGGTTTCTTTATAAAGCGATTTCTCCGAAGCTCGCCCATATACTCCACGACAGGGGTTTTCAGGTGGGGAAGAGGAGCTTCAAGCTCTTCACGTTTTCGCGGTTCCTCGGTGATTATAAAATAGATAAAGCCGCCGGCGGTATCAGGTTCTCATCGCCATTCCGCCTCGTCGTGAATTCCGTCCTGAATGAATTCATAGAGGAGCTCGCGGAGGAGCTCCTCAGAAGGGAAGCCAGCGTAATCGCCGGCCAGCGCGTCTCGCTGGTCTCGGCCGAAGTGGCCGGCTCCGATATAGAAAATGACGAGGTCAGGATCAGGATGCTGTCGCCGGCTACGATTTATAGCACCCTTTCTCATCCCGACGGGAGGAAGAGAACATATTACTATTCTCCATTCGAGAACGAGTTCAGCCACCTGGTATCCGAGAACGTGAGGAAAAAGTTCAAGGCCTATTACAATAAAACGCCGCGCGGGCATATCGGCCTTACCCCGCTGAAAGTCAGCCCCGGCAACCAGAAAATCGTCTTGTACAAGGGGACGGTAATCAAGGGATGGACGGGCATATACGAGCTCTCGGGCGACCGCGAGCTGATGAAGATGGCGTACGACGCCGGCCTCGGGGGAAAGAACTCCCAAGGGTTCGGGTGCTTTGAGGTGATATAA
- the cas8a1 gene encoding type I-B CRISPR-associated protein Cas8b1/Cst1 gives MPIYEKLMGNSFVDAGASVLCQWLDTEPEDITIEDLKQAVKDIVPLMDNPALKKNLHSIFPNSTLVNTSIKEDRKKRLTREFNEYISEIKELGKTGDCIGCGRREANHRLTKTDIPLTGSGGLVNFFPSFDSGAGYCSACRLAIQFSPWSFVTSGGRFLAASSNSWQAVNLWTRTCISDITQKILRGEDAGCYNPGFSNPRNALFFMTGKMIEFGEINEDASIQVFCFTNFNQGPTLEVFYLPAPVFRFLRYANQAEYKPAWNSIVQSGYQKVNWNKVQSEEDYKNKHNKVYEYLLNEQSIISFFVDLKNRGNRGDWSLLSLYLKEVKNMQEERITAIKRVADNIAESIRKSGRDKRLKQLENAKYYREFQNVLLFIIKDRLKLGEPDPLFTLDEYLDHLFPSSEDGISPWNETRYLLLFRIYERLHEWLKDSEIIEEIIEEELSEDINPEMEAN, from the coding sequence ATGCCTATATACGAAAAACTAATGGGAAATTCTTTTGTCGACGCCGGGGCAAGTGTTTTATGCCAATGGCTAGATACCGAGCCTGAAGACATTACCATCGAGGATTTGAAGCAAGCGGTCAAAGATATCGTGCCACTTATGGACAACCCAGCACTTAAGAAAAATCTGCACTCAATTTTCCCCAATAGCACACTGGTTAATACATCTATAAAAGAAGATAGAAAAAAAAGACTGACCAGAGAGTTTAATGAATACATATCAGAGATAAAAGAACTCGGCAAGACAGGGGACTGCATAGGATGTGGAAGACGAGAGGCAAATCATAGACTGACCAAGACGGATATTCCCTTAACCGGAAGCGGAGGTCTCGTGAATTTTTTCCCGAGCTTTGATAGCGGGGCAGGTTACTGCTCCGCCTGCAGACTCGCTATTCAGTTCTCCCCCTGGTCTTTCGTCACGAGTGGGGGAAGATTTCTGGCTGCTAGCTCCAATTCGTGGCAAGCCGTCAATTTGTGGACAAGAACCTGCATTTCTGATATAACGCAGAAAATACTCAGGGGAGAAGACGCGGGATGCTACAACCCCGGGTTCAGCAACCCCCGCAATGCCCTCTTCTTCATGACTGGGAAAATGATCGAATTCGGGGAAATCAATGAAGATGCATCAATACAGGTGTTTTGCTTTACTAATTTCAATCAAGGTCCTACCCTCGAAGTTTTTTATCTCCCGGCTCCCGTTTTCAGGTTCCTTCGCTACGCCAATCAGGCCGAGTACAAGCCTGCATGGAACAGTATTGTGCAAAGCGGATACCAGAAAGTGAACTGGAACAAAGTACAATCAGAAGAGGATTACAAGAATAAACACAACAAGGTCTATGAATATCTTTTAAATGAGCAATCCATTATCAGCTTTTTTGTAGATTTAAAAAACAGGGGAAATAGGGGAGACTGGTCACTTCTCTCCCTATACTTGAAGGAGGTCAAGAATATGCAGGAAGAGAGAATTACAGCCATCAAGAGAGTGGCTGACAACATAGCCGAAAGCATACGAAAGTCAGGAAGAGACAAGAGATTAAAGCAATTAGAAAATGCGAAATACTACCGAGAATTTCAAAATGTCCTGCTATTTATCATAAAAGACAGGCTGAAGCTCGGCGAGCCGGATCCGCTTTTCACTCTCGACGAGTATCTCGACCATCTGTTCCCCTCCTCCGAAGACGGAATATCCCCGTGGAATGAAACCAGGTACCTGCTCCTCTTCCGAATTTACGAGCGGCTCCACGAATGGCTCAAGGACAGCGAGATAATAGAGGAAATTATTGAGGAAGAACTGAGTGAAGACATAAACCCGGAAATGGAGGCAAATTAA
- the cas2 gene encoding CRISPR-associated endonuclease Cas2, producing the protein MFIILVYDVGQKRVSKVLKTARKYLYWVQNSVLEGELTEAQFESFKHELRKIIKEEYDSLIFYTFRTTKYSERELIGVKKGGEELFI; encoded by the coding sequence GTGTTTATAATTCTCGTATACGACGTCGGGCAGAAGAGGGTGTCGAAGGTATTGAAGACTGCGAGAAAGTATTTATACTGGGTCCAGAATTCAGTGCTGGAGGGCGAGCTCACCGAGGCACAATTCGAAAGCTTCAAACACGAGCTCAGGAAGATAATAAAGGAAGAATACGATTCCCTCATATTCTATACATTCAGAACCACGAAATATTCAGAGCGAGAGCTGATCGGAGTTAAAAAAGGCGGGGAAGAGCTCTTTATATAA
- the cas3 gene encoding CRISPR-associated helicase Cas3', whose translation MVNIETIPLLAKSDPRESLVEHTGNCIEVYSSLRERMPFLADISGQPDFFEHLYYAVALHDLGKAASGFQEQLLTGARWNYRHEILSAGFAVGLKFPDSQKQAIGLAILTHHKDIMTLRSGYPCYPETNPGYQNWKDKISEMAINREDLMEIQNLIVKWCPFDACKFVPVEDINKLINAYHDYLLPYYKQRNNNELTPLHGNYGMLMRGCLIACDHLASDRAGKNEILSALDNLEGALKKSIEDKIYKPVSWNGIQEEASHSRGNLFLSAPTGSGKTEASLLWSANNQNETAGQRVFYVLPYTASINAMYNRQKEIMTDEMVGMLHGKANYFHYKSLTERGEDYLKRKKKVDNIQSLARKLYKPYKILTPFQLLKAFFGIKGFEMQFAEMSNGLFIFDEIHAYDSHTTALIVTMIEKLHREYGAKFCIMTATMPKFLREKFLSLFEPDSLNEVEMSPKDRDDQFTRHRIKLLDGDIISNLPLIRKELDQGKRVMVVCNTVKSAQHIYGELRDYSPNPRLLHSRFVLRNRESIEKELKDAGLLVGTQAIEVSLDIDFDVLFTEPAPIDALIQRFGRINRKGEKGICDVNVCRIGGSSDKYIYSETITERTIEALGDVDILHESCIQGLIDYVYENGYDEEQEEKYNFIRSLFQRYLKSLHPFVDSPDGRQEFEGLFKSVEVIPARFQDEYMQCIEEKRYYDAMSFVTQISDMQFKLLHGKKLIYRISDDGGNFVRLEYDEEYGLLMDKENNPYYEI comes from the coding sequence ATGGTCAACATTGAAACTATACCGCTTCTGGCCAAGAGCGATCCTCGGGAGAGCCTGGTAGAGCATACCGGCAACTGCATAGAGGTTTATTCGAGCCTGAGGGAAAGAATGCCCTTTCTAGCCGATATTTCAGGTCAGCCCGATTTCTTCGAGCATTTGTATTACGCCGTGGCTCTTCACGACCTCGGAAAGGCGGCGTCGGGCTTCCAGGAGCAGCTCCTGACAGGGGCCAGGTGGAATTACAGGCACGAAATATTATCCGCCGGTTTTGCAGTCGGTCTGAAATTTCCAGACAGCCAAAAACAGGCAATCGGGCTCGCCATCCTGACTCACCACAAAGACATAATGACTCTCAGGTCCGGCTATCCATGCTACCCCGAAACCAACCCCGGCTACCAGAATTGGAAAGATAAGATCAGTGAGATGGCAATCAACAGGGAAGACTTAATGGAGATACAAAATCTCATCGTGAAATGGTGCCCGTTTGACGCTTGCAAATTCGTTCCGGTGGAAGACATAAACAAGCTGATAAATGCATACCATGATTATCTCCTCCCGTATTACAAACAACGGAATAATAACGAGCTCACGCCGCTTCACGGCAATTACGGCATGCTGATGCGCGGATGTCTTATCGCCTGCGACCATCTCGCCTCGGACAGAGCTGGAAAGAACGAGATTCTATCCGCGCTGGATAATCTCGAAGGGGCCTTGAAAAAAAGCATTGAAGACAAAATCTATAAACCAGTCAGCTGGAACGGCATACAGGAGGAGGCTTCTCACTCCAGAGGGAACCTCTTCCTATCCGCCCCTACAGGATCCGGAAAGACGGAGGCTTCTCTTCTGTGGAGCGCCAACAATCAGAACGAAACCGCCGGGCAGCGCGTATTTTACGTTCTGCCGTATACAGCCAGCATTAACGCAATGTACAACAGGCAAAAGGAGATAATGACCGACGAGATGGTCGGCATGCTCCACGGTAAGGCCAATTATTTTCATTATAAATCCCTGACCGAACGGGGAGAGGATTATCTAAAGAGAAAAAAGAAGGTAGATAATATTCAGAGTCTCGCGCGAAAACTCTACAAGCCGTACAAAATACTGACGCCTTTTCAGCTGCTCAAAGCCTTTTTTGGTATAAAGGGCTTCGAAATGCAGTTCGCCGAAATGTCGAACGGGCTCTTTATATTCGACGAGATACACGCATATGACTCGCACACAACAGCACTCATAGTGACTATGATAGAGAAACTTCACCGGGAATATGGGGCGAAATTCTGCATCATGACGGCGACGATGCCGAAGTTTCTCAGGGAAAAATTCCTCTCCCTGTTCGAGCCGGACAGTCTCAACGAAGTGGAGATGTCGCCGAAGGACAGGGACGATCAATTTACGCGGCACAGGATCAAGCTCCTGGACGGGGACATCATAAGCAATCTACCGCTTATAAGAAAGGAGCTTGACCAAGGAAAGAGAGTCATGGTGGTGTGTAATACTGTAAAAAGCGCCCAGCATATATACGGAGAATTGAGAGACTACTCGCCTAATCCTCGACTGCTCCACAGCAGGTTCGTTCTTAGAAACAGGGAGTCGATAGAAAAGGAGCTGAAAGATGCGGGCCTGCTAGTTGGGACACAGGCGATAGAAGTCTCGCTGGACATAGATTTCGATGTCCTGTTCACCGAGCCGGCGCCAATAGACGCCCTCATACAGCGCTTCGGGCGAATCAACAGGAAGGGCGAAAAAGGCATTTGTGACGTAAACGTCTGCCGCATCGGGGGATCGAGCGATAAATACATCTATTCTGAAACAATCACCGAACGAACCATCGAAGCGCTCGGCGACGTCGATATACTCCACGAATCCTGTATACAGGGCCTTATCGATTATGTATACGAGAACGGATATGACGAGGAACAGGAAGAAAAATATAATTTCATAAGAAGCCTGTTCCAGCGATATTTAAAATCGCTTCATCCTTTCGTGGATAGTCCCGACGGCAGACAGGAATTCGAAGGTCTCTTCAAAAGCGTAGAGGTTATTCCGGCTCGCTTTCAGGACGAATACATGCAGTGCATTGAAGAAAAACGGTATTACGACGCGATGTCATTTGTAACCCAAATATCGGATATGCAGTTCAAGCTGCTTCATGGGAAGAAGCTGATTTATCGTATCAGCGACGACGGCGGCAACTTCGTCAGGCTCGAATACGACGAAGAATACGGCTTGCTTATGGACAAGGAAAATAATCCTTATTACGAGATATAG
- the cas7i gene encoding type I-B CRISPR-associated protein Cas7/Cst2/DevR, whose product MSNNIIGLVLIDAPHSALNNAGLEASQSTENTVAVKTLRKGRKTYPYVSGQAWRSWWRRTLEKDLKWQLSPIERADKTAFTAADPVEYPDDDVFGYMRAQSVEIKEEGKKPKKQNITVTRLSPLKCSPLISIEAQQPINDFGVMARHEGDPVPYEHQFYSTVLKGIFSLDLGAVGAFWDINRTGYKNIAESYVTKIKENGGGRTDDSSPWTLPKDVRLQRSKDTIKALSVLSGGAQLTSHLTDVTPKLIILAVIKGGNHPFMNLMVEREGKGEFSIPAFKQVLDDYKDRLSGPVYIGRREGFMDELDSQFKEMTGASDGIIYDSINKVIDRFSDNLAGHIGE is encoded by the coding sequence ATGTCTAACAACATAATAGGACTTGTGCTTATAGATGCGCCGCATTCCGCATTGAATAATGCAGGACTCGAGGCCTCGCAATCGACTGAGAACACGGTAGCCGTAAAGACCTTGCGGAAAGGGAGAAAAACTTATCCCTATGTGTCGGGGCAAGCCTGGAGGAGCTGGTGGAGAAGAACGCTTGAAAAAGATCTGAAATGGCAACTCTCCCCGATCGAGCGCGCCGACAAAACGGCCTTCACGGCCGCAGACCCCGTCGAATATCCGGATGACGACGTATTCGGTTATATGCGAGCCCAATCCGTGGAAATCAAAGAAGAGGGGAAAAAGCCGAAGAAGCAGAATATTACCGTTACACGGCTCTCACCCCTTAAATGCTCGCCGCTCATTTCCATCGAGGCGCAGCAGCCCATAAACGACTTCGGCGTCATGGCCAGGCACGAGGGCGACCCGGTTCCATACGAGCATCAGTTTTACTCGACGGTTCTAAAGGGGATTTTTTCTCTCGACCTCGGCGCCGTTGGGGCCTTTTGGGATATCAACAGGACGGGCTACAAGAATATAGCAGAGAGCTACGTAACCAAGATAAAGGAAAACGGCGGCGGCAGGACAGACGACAGTTCACCATGGACACTGCCGAAGGATGTAAGGCTCCAGCGCAGCAAGGATACGATCAAGGCATTGTCGGTGTTGAGCGGGGGCGCACAGCTCACTTCGCACCTGACCGACGTCACACCTAAACTGATAATCCTGGCGGTCATAAAGGGCGGGAACCATCCCTTCATGAACCTTATGGTGGAAAGAGAAGGGAAGGGCGAATTCAGCATCCCCGCCTTCAAGCAGGTGCTCGACGACTACAAGGACCGTCTCTCGGGTCCGGTATATATCGGCCGAAGAGAAGGGTTCATGGACGAGCTCGATTCACAGTTTAAAGAAATGACGGGAGCCTCGGACGGGATAATATACGATTCCATTAATAAAGTGATAGACAGGTTCTCGGATAATCTCGCCGGGCACATTGGTGAATAA
- the cas1b gene encoding type I-B CRISPR-associated endonuclease Cas1b yields MKSRIFVFSDGELKRKENTLFFENEAGEKKFIPVEGTQELMIFGEVSLNKRFLEFTSRKEMIMHFFNHYGYYVGSFYPREHLNSGHMILKQAEAYLDEGRRIALARKFVEGAVNNILKTLDYYARRKENPRIQTASSKIRELSSVLCDQSSAGALMAIEGNIRDQYYSVFDEIVEDEDFTFESRTRRPPKNRMNALISFGNSLLYTSVLSEIYKTHLDPRIGYLHSTNFRRFTLNLDVAEIFKPILVDRMIFSLINKGELKNRHFETRMDGVVMNEEGMKIFSKEFEERLQTTITHKKIGRPVSNRRLIRLELYKLEKHIIGGQEYKPFVWEW; encoded by the coding sequence ATGAAATCGAGAATATTCGTATTCAGCGACGGGGAGCTCAAGAGGAAAGAGAATACGCTCTTCTTCGAGAACGAAGCCGGGGAGAAGAAATTCATCCCCGTCGAGGGTACGCAGGAGCTCATGATCTTCGGCGAGGTTTCGCTCAACAAACGCTTTCTGGAATTCACATCCAGGAAGGAAATGATTATGCACTTCTTTAATCATTATGGATACTACGTCGGGAGCTTCTATCCGAGAGAGCACCTTAATTCAGGCCACATGATCCTGAAACAGGCCGAGGCCTATCTCGACGAGGGTCGCCGGATCGCGCTTGCGAGAAAATTCGTCGAGGGGGCGGTCAACAATATCCTGAAGACGCTCGACTACTACGCGAGGAGAAAAGAGAATCCCCGGATTCAGACCGCGAGCTCCAAAATCAGGGAGCTGTCCTCCGTCTTGTGCGATCAGTCGAGCGCGGGCGCGCTCATGGCCATAGAAGGAAACATACGCGACCAGTACTATTCGGTCTTCGACGAGATAGTCGAGGACGAGGACTTCACATTCGAGAGCAGGACAAGGCGGCCGCCGAAAAACAGGATGAACGCTCTCATAAGCTTCGGGAACTCGCTCCTCTACACATCCGTGCTGAGCGAGATATACAAAACGCATCTCGACCCGCGAATCGGATATCTGCATTCGACGAATTTCAGGAGATTCACGCTTAACCTGGACGTAGCCGAAATCTTCAAGCCGATTCTCGTGGACAGGATGATATTCTCGCTCATCAACAAGGGCGAGCTCAAAAACCGGCACTTCGAAACACGGATGGACGGGGTAGTCATGAACGAGGAAGGTATGAAGATCTTCTCCAAGGAATTCGAGGAGAGGCTACAGACGACCATAACCCACAAGAAAATCGGAAGGCCCGTATCCAACAGGCGGCTTATAAGGCTCGAGCTCTACAAACTCGAAAAGCACATAATAGGCGGACAGGAATATAAGCCGTTCGTCTGGGAATGGTAA
- the cas4 gene encoding CRISPR-associated protein Cas4: MNEIRITGNTIQYYCICKRKVWLSVRQIDPDEDNPHLEFGRFVSRSVYPRHKKEIKLENIIIDLSRLEDSKIIVGEVKKSSRAAHAARMQLCYYLYVLKEYGIEAEGELLFPKEKKKEKVSLTDEVIKELEDAMEDIRNIASEEIPPPPVKIGYCTNCAYREFCWC; this comes from the coding sequence ATGAACGAAATAAGGATCACGGGAAACACGATTCAATATTATTGCATCTGCAAGCGCAAAGTTTGGTTGAGCGTGAGGCAGATTGACCCGGACGAAGATAATCCGCATCTCGAATTCGGGAGATTTGTAAGTCGATCAGTTTACCCCAGGCACAAGAAGGAAATAAAACTTGAAAATATTATCATCGATCTATCCAGGCTGGAGGATAGCAAGATCATAGTAGGCGAAGTCAAAAAGAGCTCGCGGGCCGCCCACGCCGCCAGGATGCAGCTCTGTTATTACCTCTACGTCCTTAAGGAATACGGCATAGAAGCCGAGGGGGAGCTTTTGTTCCCGAAGGAAAAGAAAAAGGAAAAGGTCTCTCTAACGGACGAGGTGATCAAGGAGCTCGAAGACGCGATGGAAGATATAAGAAACATCGCATCGGAAGAGATACCTCCGCCGCCGGTGAAAATCGGGTACTGCACCAACTGTGCATACAGGGAATTCTGCTGGTGCTAA
- the cas5b gene encoding type I-B CRISPR-associated protein Cas5b: MEVLRIHITAWVASFRNPLFVSGFQPTLPVPPLSTIYGLISAACGDYITPDKASVGYVFLSKGMSVDLETIYEFAGKLTANPNITRRHITRRQFLVAPELYLYTPDMWLEDAFKEPHYPLLLGRSTELATVDSIERIELKHVEETVYTGTLLPFPNGQLTGTLHALPTHFTEEIPRRPQGIRPFIALTARNRYKGKSLEDDSRGWGVYMHGQH; the protein is encoded by the coding sequence ATGGAAGTTCTTCGCATCCATATAACCGCATGGGTGGCGTCGTTCCGGAATCCGCTGTTCGTGAGCGGGTTCCAGCCGACATTGCCGGTACCGCCACTATCGACAATATACGGGCTTATCTCCGCGGCATGCGGAGATTATATAACTCCCGACAAGGCGAGCGTGGGGTATGTTTTCCTAAGCAAGGGCATGTCGGTGGATCTGGAAACCATATACGAATTCGCGGGCAAATTGACTGCGAATCCGAATATTACCAGGCGTCATATTACCAGGCGTCAGTTCCTTGTGGCCCCCGAGCTATATCTCTACACACCCGACATGTGGCTCGAAGACGCCTTCAAAGAGCCGCATTATCCTTTGCTGCTCGGGCGCTCGACCGAGCTGGCGACCGTCGACTCAATCGAAAGAATAGAGCTCAAACACGTAGAAGAAACGGTATATACCGGCACGTTGCTGCCGTTTCCGAACGGGCAGTTAACCGGAACGCTTCACGCGCTGCCCACTCATTTCACGGAGGAAATACCGCGCCGCCCGCAAGGAATACGGCCGTTTATCGCTCTAACGGCACGAAACAGGTACAAGGGAAAATCATTAGAAGACGATTCCAGGGGGTGGGGTGTATATATGCATGGTCAACATTGA